One Scylla paramamosain isolate STU-SP2022 unplaced genomic scaffold, ASM3559412v1 Contig95, whole genome shotgun sequence genomic window, TTACACAACATGATGGAGTCAAAAAAACGACACAATTACACAATTGCATACAAGCTACAAGTAATACAATATGCTAAGGAAAACGGCAACAGAGCTGCTGCTAGGCATTTTGGTCCACCTCCAACTGAGAAAATGATTCGTTTTTGgcgaaaacaagaggaagaacttCAGAAAGCTGTGAAATCAAAACATGGTCTTCGCACAAAGAAAGCTAAATGGGTGGAactggaagaggagatgaaggcttGGGTTGTTGATCAAAGGAATCAGGGTGCAATAGTAACaactaaacaaataattttTGAAGCTAAAGAAAGGGCAACTGCCAAAGGCTATGATGATTTTGGTGGTAATGAGGGCTGGTGTTATAGATTTATGAAAAGGAATGGATTAGCAATGcgaactaaaacaaaaatatcacaaaaaatgcCTATGgcatatgaaaacaaaattctTGAGTTTCATAAATACGTTATAAATCTCAGAAAGGACACCCATTTTGAAATGGGACAAATTGCAAATATGGATGAAGTACCACTGTCATTTGATGTGCCTTCTAATAAAACAGTTGATTTTAAAGGTTCTAAGACTGTGACTATTAAAACCTCAGGCCATGAGAAAACTCATTTTACAGCAGTACTGGCTTGTTGTGCTGATGGCACTAAATTACCACCTTTCCTCATATTCAAGAGGAAAACCTTTCCCAAAGAAAGCATTCCACCAGGTATCTTTATTCATGTTCATCCTAAGGGCTGGATGGATGAGGATGGTGTGAAGCTGTGGCTTGACAAAGTATGGTCACGGCGTCCTGGGggacttataaaaaaaacatcacttcTTGTGTGGGATCAATTTAGGGCTCATTTAACTCAGGCTACCAAGAACAGAGTACACAATCTAAACACAAAAGTGGCTGTAATACCTGGTGGACTAACATGCCAGTTGCAACCACTTGATGTTTGCATAAACAAACCTTTCAAGGTGTATATGCGTGAGCAGTGGAACGCGTGGATGAGACTCCCGCAACATGACAAAACACCATCGGGCTTCATCAAGAAGCCTACAATAGCCCAGGTTTGCCAGTGGGTAAAAATTGCTTGGGATAAAGTAAAAACAGAGACAGTGGTGCTTTCATTCAAGAAATGTGGCATCAGTAATGATCTTGAGGGCACAGAGGATGACCTTCTATACGAAGGCAGTGACTCTTCTACTTCTAGTAGTGATTCTGGTGAGCTTGAGGAATGCAGTACTGATGACAGTGACAATGATTTTGTAGGGTTTGGATGTGAATAAAAATGCTACAGTTGTGCTAAGCAAATTTCAGaatgaataaaatcaatttattttcatgaatttGAATTAAAAACTCTTTAGTTTTGTTGTGTAAGATTTCAGAATGAATAAGATCAATTTATTTGCACGAAAATTTAtttgaattaaaaaaaggaatgaaacacTTCAGATTTGGTTTTTTACTTTTGTAACTTCTAAGAATAATACTAATTTATTTTCACGGATTTGAATTTGAATAAAATGTAGTAGGTAAACTATAGTAATTTGTGCAAGGTATTCAAAGTGAATATTATGAATTTGTTGTGATTTGAATACGAATTAAAAGATACAATTGTACTAAATTTTATgatgaatgaaataatattTCAAGTAAAATACACTTTAGAAAATAAAGTTAGTAAGTCTGCTTTTACACATCCTTTggctttgaaaatgtactaaaatactGCATAAGAATTACATGTGAAAgatgctaaaaaataaagtatgaaaaaattttattatcACTGTAGTCCCTCAGTTAATGGTGCCGCCAAGAGCTAGGTGCAGTTAatgtttacctacattcagctgAACCGCATTAAGACTGAAACTCCCCTGCTTACCACACCTTTTGGGCACTAGAGGCTGTGACATCACAGTCTGCATGGCCCCAACTAAAATACCAATAAGAAGATTGTGTTTACACGTCAGCAGGATTGGTACAATCTTGTCTTTCAATACCCTCAACCGAACCATTACGTTCTGGCTTTCAAGGCCCGCAACCTTACCAAGATTTGACTCCAGAAATCCAACCAGCTCCACTGTATCTAGTCTGAAACACTCCCTGTATACCACACCTTTGGGACGCCAGGCTGTGATGTCACGGCCATCACAGCctcaacaaaaccccaaaaagaaCAAGTAAGCTGCTAGCataaattaaacttttaaaTGCTGAGTATTGGTATCTAATAGTGATCTAAATGCacgtgagagtcttcaaatgtcgcttgaattccttgacttcatatcgatagcctaaatctgttaatttttgtttttttctatttcaatacATGCCAGAactgggtgcgtcttatgagcccgtgcgtcttatgagccatcaaatacggtagtTCCTTGCACTCTGCTGCTTTGACTGGCCACTACTGCATGAGCCTGTCTTCACTCCCTGACATCTCAGTCACTTGATTCAAATGTCTGATTAATTAGTTATAATAAATCAATTGGAAGTTTGTTTGATAAGACTGTGGGCCTGTGTAGCCATGGAAGATATTGACTATTGAAATCTTGAGAACACTGTGTTGAAATCTGTCACATTATTCACAGAGCCAGGGAGTGATGCTGCTAAGACCTTCACTGTCTATCCAGAGGGATCCacaggtgctggtggtggaatcTTGCTTGGACAGTGTGGATGGCAAGCAGTCAGGGTTCCAgtcaaaggtggtggtgatccatGCCCAGGACACCAGGGAGGATGCACTGCaggtgggtcagtcagtcaggctgtGCTGGCAACCTTAGCtcagggaaagagatggaaatgcTAGGGGTATCTtaatttcattccttcattcacttgttGAGTGGAGGTGTACTTCACATAGTTTGGACCAGATCTAATTGACTGGTGACCTGACTGGTGAGCTGAGGGGAAAGGGACCTGCTGGAGTTATctcactttcattcctttactcACTAGCTGACAGGTGTGCTTCACACAGTCAGATCTTGGTGGTGGGAATGCCTCAACTTTACTCATTCGCTGACAGGAGGAACAAATTAAATTAGTTTTTAGCAGATCTGAAGATAAGGAaattccttgtgttgtgagatgcCATGATTTTGCTTGGCATAAGAGAATAAGTTTACATATTTTCCAGTAAGATGTTGATGATCCCTGTAGAAGTGACTTGCTTTGTATTGCTTCCAGGAAGCATTTATTACCTAGAGAGAGCCTTCATTATTGGTTTGATTCTTCCCACAGCTTGCATCTCAGCTGAGGAATCCCATGGAGGGCAACAGATTGTATGTGTTGCTTCTGCAAGAGTCTAAGAAGAACACACAAGTTAAGAGCAGCCTGAGGTGTGATCCATGGAACAGCATCCACAAGTGGTTCATCAAGGTACATAAAGACTCCATCCCACCTTGTCTTGACATGGGGATGATgcaagtcagtgtgtgtgtgtgtgtgtgtgtgtgtgtgtgtgtgtgtgtgtgtgtgtgtgtgtgtgtgtgtgtgtgtgtgtgtgtgcgcctgtaACACACAGGCACATTTCTCCAAAAGGTGACACATTATCTTTCAGAATGGCTTCACTCCTGCAAAACAACTGTGTACTTTTCTCTCACAAATCCACACACAGCAGGAACATTTTCCTAAGAGGATGCTGTTCTTATGTGTTGCAGTGCTGTGTCTCTCACTTTCaacaagctctagtggaagttaaggGGAGTTTCaatagtgtttttatgatttgaATGACTGAACATTGGTGACATTCCTCAGGTTGATGCTGTGCTGCCGGTACTGTCGCCTCAGCTTCTGCGTCAGATTCAGAACAGAGACTTCagcagagagagtgagtgggagaaaCGCTACAACCGCTTTGCCCACTCGATGATGCTAGACCAGCATGTGGAGTACGGGAGCAAGAATGGGTTCTGCCGTGCCGTTTGTCCTGCCAGATTCCCGGAGGAGGTTGGTGATGCCTccacttgcatgtcttttctgtattttgtataGACCTGTTTGTATTTTACAGGATTAAGTCAAATTCTGTTTGGATGTATGTGACCAGCTGTGCTGTGTCTGACTGTCCTTTTCCACTAGGGACtgatggggctaagagtgtgaatgatgtctgtgtgtgtgtgtgtgtgtgtgtgtgtgtgtgtgtgtgtgtgtgtgtgtgggggattgccagcttttttttttttttttttttttttttctgtatgagtgacactggccaagggcaacaaaaatcttataaaaaaatgcccactgaaatggcagtcccataaaagggtcaaagctgtggtcaaaaattgatggataagtgtcttgaaacctccctcttgaaggaattcaagtcgtaggaaggtggaaatacagaagcaggcagggagttccagagtttaccagagaaagggatgaatgattgagaatactggttaactcttgcattagagaggtggacagaataggggtgagagaaaaaagaaagtcttgtgcagcgaggctgtggaaggaggggaggcatgcagttagcaagatcagaagagcagttagcatgaaaatagcgggagaagacagctagatatgcaacattgcggcagtgagagagaggctgaagacagtcagttagaggagaggagttgatgagacgaaaagcttttgattccaccctgtctagaagagcagtatgagtggaaccccccagacatgtgaagcatactccatacatggacggataaggcccttgtacagagttagcagctggggggtgagaaaactttcggagacgtctcagaacacctaacttcatagatgctgttttagctagagatgagatgtgaagtttccagttcagattataagtaaaggacagactgaggatgttcagtgtagaagagggggacagttgagtgtcattgaagaagaggggatagttgtctggaaggttgtgtcgagttaatagatggaggaattgagtttttgaggcattgaacaataccaagttttctctgccccaatcagaaattttagaaagatcagaagtcaggtgttctgtggcttccctgcgtgatatgtttacctcctgaagggttgcacgtctatgaaaagacgtggaaaagtgcagggtggtatcatcagcgt contains:
- the LOC135098961 gene encoding uncharacterized protein LOC135098961, yielding MLLRPSLSIQRDPQVLVVESCLDSVDGKQSGFQSKVVVIHAQDTREDALQLASQLRNPMEGNRLYVLLLQESKKNTQVKSSLRCDPWNSIHKWFIKVDAVLPVLSPQLLRQIQNRDFSRESEWEKRYNRFAHSMMLDQHVEYGSKNGFCRAVCPARFPEETSSSSSSSSSSSSSSTQEVFSV